The sequence AGATAGTAAATTTGTAAGAAATGGTGATGATGTTTACATGGAAGTTCCTATATTTGTAACACAAGCTATTTTAGGAGAGACTATAAAAATAGAAACACTTAGAGGTAAGAAAGATTTAGAGCTTCATGTAGGAACAAAGGATGGTGAGCAGTTTATTTTAGAAAATGAAGGTATTGAAAATATAAGAACTAAAAAACTAGGAAGACTAATTGCTCAAGTTTCTATTAAAATGCCAAAAAAAATAGATGAAAAGCAAGAAAAACTACTAAAAGAATTACAAGAGAGTTTTAATGTAAAAAATAATGAAATTATAGAAGAAAGTCTGTTTGATAAAATTAAAGGTTGGTTTAAATAGGCGATATCGTAACCGCCTATTTAAATTTTTTATCCAAGATCTATAAGTTTGCTTATTTCTTGAATTAATGCTTGCTCTGCTATCGGCTTTGCTATAAAGCCGTTAGCTCCTCTGCTCATAGCTTCTTTTTTTACGGTTTCATCCGTAGTTAAAACAACTATTGGAATATTGAAGTTTGAGTTTTTGCTATAAACATTGCTTAAAAACTCGAGTCCATTCATAACAGGCATGACAATATCTAAAAGAATTAAATCTATGTCACCTCTTTTATCTAAGACACCAAGGGCATCTAGCCCATTAGACGCTTTTATAATTTCATTTACATTGGCATGCTTTTTAAGCATAACTTCTGTAAGTTTTAAGTTGATAGCATCATCATCTATCATTAGTATGTTAATTGATTTCACATTAATTCCTTATATATATTTTTTAGCTAAATTTTCAAGCCCAGATTTTTTTATTTTACTGTTTACCACTTCGGTAAAACTATCTTCTAAAAGATGAACACTTTCATCTTCAGGATTAGCAAATAGTACAGTTTTTATATTATCTTGACTTGTCAATTTTTCAAATTCATTTAAATTGTGATCTACTATTTTATGGTCAACCATAACTACTTTATAAGAGTTAGTTTTTAGTAACTTTAGTAGATCTTCCATGTTATTAGCCGTATCAATTTTGTTTGAGAATTGTTTTAAAACAGCGTAAAAAATTTGATTTTCTAATTTTGTTTTTTTACAAAGTAAAATATCTTTAGATGTAGATTCAGATTTTTTTTCTAACTCCTCAAAACTTTCACTATGTCTATTTGAAGCAATTTCTTTTTTTACTGGCTTAAGAACTTTTTTAATCACTTTTTTTGGAACTTTTTTAATCACTTTTTTCTTTATAATTTTCTTTTCAGTTACTTGTTCATTTGCTCCAACTTTTTTATGTGGAATAAACATCTCAAGCATATTAGCCAATACATCTTTTTTAATAGGTTTTGTGCAGTATTCATCAAGTCCTTCTGCTAAAAATCTTTCCCTATCTCCTTCAAGCGCATTTGCAGTAACAGCAACTATAGGAATATGGTTTAAGCCCTGTTCTTTTTCATAGGCTTTTATCTGTTTAGTTGCTTCAACACCATCCATAACAGGCATAGCAATATCCATAAAGATGATATCAAAATCTCTTTGCTGTCTTTGTTCTAAAGCCAATTTACCATTGCCAACTATTTTTAGATTTAATCCAAAACTGCTAAGTGTGTGTTTGATTAGTTTTTGGTTAATTTCATTATCTTCCGCAACTAGAGCATCTGCATTATATTGCCTACTATCTCCTGCTTTAGATGTTTGCTCTTTTGGAACTTCAACTACTTCTTCTACTTCGACCTCTTCATCAACATATACAGTCACCTCTTCTTCTACTTCAACATATTCTATGTTATCATCTTTAACAAAGGTATCTGTTTCTAATGTTTGATTAGTAGATGAAAACACTTCTAACTCTTCAGGTTTTTCATCTGGGATTTTTTGATCAAGAGTAATATCTAGTTTTATACCTTCATCTTCTTTTTCAGTACTTTCTATTTTTTTCGTTTGAGCTTCTGTTTCCTCATTGAAATTAAAGCTTAGTGCAATATCGTCTTCTGTATCATCAGAAGGTTTAATGTTTTCTAGGTCATTTTGAGTTAAGTTTGAGTCAATTGTAGCTTTAGGAACATCTTCAATTGTAGGAATATCTGCTTGTTTAGCTGACGATTCGTTTATTTTACTTCTTAATATATCTCTTAAATTTTGAGCTACGTCGCTTTGAGTTTTTCTCTCACTTCCAACATCAGTTTTTTCTATAGTCTCTTCTTTGGCTTTTATAGATATGTTTTGATCATCAATGCTTATTGAACCATGTTGTTGGGTCAAATTTTGTTTAATGTTTATATCTAAATTTAAAGGTCCTGATTTTGTAATTTTACCACTTTTTACAAGTCTTTCCATAAATTTGACTATTTTTGATGTGTTCATAGGTTCAGAAATAGTATATATATTATCATCTTGAATGTTAAGAACTTGCAGCTCTTTTGGTTTTGCACTAATTGCAATAGGTATGCT is a genomic window of Campylobacter blaseri containing:
- a CDS encoding response regulator; this translates as MKSINILMIDDDAINLKLTEVMLKKHANVNEIIKASNGLDALGVLDKRGDIDLILLDIVMPVMNGLEFLSNVYSKNSNFNIPIVVLTTDETVKKEAMSRGANGFIAKPIAEQALIQEISKLIDLG